TGAGAGGGGTCAGGGGCAAAAGAGTGCCAGAAACCAGACTGAAATAGGTTGAGGATGGGActagagatgaggaaatgaagataGCAAGATGGCAGATAATTCGGAACATGTAAGGCTatgaagagggacagagagatggTGGCTGCAGGGGAAAATGGGATGGAGGGTTGGTTGCTTGGTGGGTtgcttggttggttggttggttggtgatGGGAGAGATTTGTTTCAATTCTAATAGGAAAACAAAGGCCTCTTAGGCTACAGGAGAAGGTTGGATTAATGATGATTCCACCACCAACAATCCATAGGGCGTTGCTCCAAGGACTTGGAACAACCTCCTCATTTGTAGAGAAGTGATGAGAACATCTGCCTCTGGGGTTGATGTGAGGAGCTGCAGAGAAAAGGCCCACGTGGCTCTCAGTAAACATTTCTCCTGTTGCATCTTTACTGCTCCAGCTTCCAAAATGAGTGAGTCTGGGTATGCAAGGTTTCCTGGCTTGGCAGGCAGCCCTGGTGATCTGGAAACCCCCTTGAATTATTACTTTCTTTGGCTCTTGTGTGAAAGCCTGAATAAATggtgggggttttgtttgtttgtttgttgaaaaaaaaatcaatagaaatagcAGGAACATGAATTAGGTATATCCCAGGGCTCAGGGGATGTACTAGAGGCAGGATTTTTATGAGGCTTTCGATCTCCTTTGGCTCATTGGATCAGTGAGTGACTGCTCTCTAATTGGTCTGAGGTCAAGCCTTCAATACCCATGTTttctacaaagaaagaaaagtagcagACCCTTCGCAGCCTGTGGGTTTTTATTACAAGAGTGGGAAGCATCCATGGAGTGGCTTGAAGAGCATGTCTCCCACCCATCCCCCTGCCAAAATTCATGTCTACTTGCTATCTCAGGATGTGACCTTATCTGGAAATAGGTAGGGTCTTTGCAGAAGTCCGTAAGCTAGGGATCTACAGGAAAGCACCCTGGGTTTTAGGTGCACCTTATAAGAAGAGGATAGgatacagacacacagaggacAAAATCATATGAGGACAGAGGTGGAAACTGGGACGAtgaagccaaggaatgccaaggattgccagGAGTAGGAAGCAGTGAAGAATGCTTCCCTAGAGCTGCCAGAGGGAGCATGGCTCTGTCAACTCCTTGATTTCagacctctggcctccagaactgtgagaggtatatatttgtgttgttttcagccaCCTGGTTGAGGTACCATGTTATGGGAGCATCCTGGGCAGCTCACAGAGTCTGACTTCATGCTTGGTCtagggcagagaaggaggctaTGGGGTCCCCTAAGGCTGGTGTGGTGGCACAGGCAGTGGCCAAATGCAGCCTCTTCGGCTTCAGAGTGGCAGGAAGTGTGTGCAGGCCAAAGCTTGGACTAAGGCACAAACACATCTGAAACAGTGGGAGGGACTGAGGGGGTGCTGCGCACTACAAGGGCCAGGGAACCCAAGGCTCTGGGGTCCTCAGTCTGAGATAGTATGAGTCAAAGGCAAAGCTGCTATAACTTGAAAGACCTACAGATTcacaaatgtttttgaaaaaggtGATCCTAAGAGCTTTACTTTCATCTtaaggaaaaatcagaaattcAGATGAAACTTTGTTCTCCATGGTATTTatcttaacattcttttttttttttttttaagatttcatttatttatttgggagagggagaaagagcacgagcaggaaaggagcagagggaaaaggacatacagattctgcactgagcatggatcctgacatggggctccatctcaggaccctgggatcatgacctgagccaaaatccaagagtcggacaccaagccaactgagccacccaggtaccccatgacaTTCTTGATAATACCGAAAAAGTAGAAGCAGCTTAAATGTCTGATAGTAAGGTAGGGTTAGTTAGATAGATTATTGGCATACCTACAAGATGGATTACTAAGCAGCCATTACAAATATTTGTAAAGAGTGTTTAATGTTACAAAGAGGTCTTAATGATGTGGGAAAATGGTAGTGATATAACAccagatgaaaaaagaaactggTTATAAAATGGTACAATATGATGCtgattgtgggggaaaaaaaattgcatgaaGGAAAATCTGCCACAAGGGCAGCATGGTCTCAAGTTGGAAAATTTGTGGGAGATACAAACAGAAAACGAGAAACTTCTTTATACTTTCTATACTTTTAAAAGGTTTACTGGGTATGTGGATAACTTCCATAgtcaaggaaaaagtaaaaaacgTTAAAAATCCTGTGTACgtggtttccatttttattttctctgatggATGGTTGCACATCAGCGAATCTTGAGTTACGCTAACTACGTTAGGCCggtcacaacacacacacacacagagaggtcACATGGGCTGTGCCGGGCTGGCTGTCACAAATGTACATCAAGTTACACAGGTGGAATTATTAGGCTGGTTAAAATACACCACCAAACGATGGGACACGGTTGGGTCAGGTCACCTCTCCCGCCTGCCGCTGCTGTTTCCGGAGGTCTTCGTGTTAGGCTGGTGAGTGGTGTCCTGCTGGCACTCCCTCCAGTGGTCCCCAGTGGGTGGAGAGTGCCTGAGTCAGCATCAGCTCTGGGTCCCCTTCTCATCTGCCCATGCCTGGTGTTGGAGCCTCCAGCACTCTGCTACCTCTTCTGAGCACTGGTTGTGCTCCAGCCCAGGCCCTCATCCCCACTTTGCTCCACACACCTGGGGCAGACATTGCAAGGGAAGGAAGAGCCAAGAGCAAATGGACACACTCCCGATGTGAACCGTGCCCAGACacaggaggggaagaagcagatgtAACCACAACACCACACACAAGCTCAGTCTTTACAGATGGGCCTTCATGTCTCCAAGACGCATGGGCTGTGTGGAGCCCTCCAGAGCACAGCCCCTGGGAGAGGACAGACGGGAGATGGGAGCTTTGCCCATCCAGGGCAGGCCTGATAGCAGAGCTAGAAGGGTGGATGGGGGATGTGTCCAACATGGTGCTAGATTGTTGAAAAGTCACGACTATACACACCTGGGGATCATGCCCCTCTCCCAGTTCATTCGCACGGTAAgttagatatagatagatagaagtGGAGATATACTTTTTCAAGGGAGGACCTTTCCTGGTGGTTGGATAAACAGTGAGACAGACTCCTGGGTTTGGCatgctctggggggggggggggcatgcgaCAGTGAGGGACTCCCTATTGCTACACTCTGTACAGGGCGGCCGGGCCTGCCCGCCACGCCCACGGCCCCTGGCGGCAGTCACAGGCTTGCCTTCAACCCCTTCTGCCTTGGAGAGCTCTTGGGCCCCTGTGAAATAGGGGCTATGAAGACaagagggtgggaggggggttCCCCGTGGCCCCGGGGGCACCCCACATGGGGGGCTACATGATATTACACTGGGTGGCTCCGCAGCAATCCTTGATGAGTGCCAGCCCAGTCTTGGCCACTGTGGGCTTGCTAGGTGGgggctctgctttcttctctgctcGGGAGCCTGCAGCAGGATAGgggcacagaaagagagaggggaaaagggagagaggaagaggtgaCATAAGGAGAGCCCCAACCATCAGAAGCTCCTGTCCCATCCCAACCCCTAGCCAGGCCTTGCTCCAACTCTACAGATCAGGTGCGGTGGAGAGCTGGTGTGTGTTTTATATGGTTCCAATAACTATTCCCACCTCCCTAGAAGCCCCCTGGCTTTCAGTTCTCAGCTTCCAGTCACAGCCTTGAGCTCTTATCCTATTCAGTTCTCTTCGCCATTGTATCTGCCAAGCCTGACACAGGGTCTGGCATTCAAAGTatttggtgaatggataaatgggAAATATTGTCCAAGTCTCTTTAATCTGGGGTTTCATGTCTTTCAATTCTGGGAATTGGTCATACATTATCCTTCCAGAAAACTCCTTGTTTTCTGTTACCACTTCTTCTAGAATGCCTATTTGAAGTAAGCTGGActttcttattctctcttccATGTTTTAGAAGACATTTGCCATATCTTTGTCTCTTTGTGTTATGTGCTGGTTAATTTCCTCAGTTCTGTCTTCCAATTTATGAATTCTCCCTTCAGCTCTGTTTAATCTACAGGTTTTTACTTCTGTGACAGTTTTTTAAGAAACGTAATTATTTGCAAATCTACCAATTCTTTTCTCATGGCATCCTGCTATTTCATTTTGGGTTTTATCCCTTCTCTTATCTCTTTCATCATTTCAAAtatactttgttttctcttttagatAGTTTGTTATCTCCAGTTCTTGGGAAGACATTCTCTTTGTGGTATCTACTGACTCCACTCATGGGGTTCAGTTCTTTAtgggtttaaaatttttatcaacaGTTCATTTTCATagagttgtttgttgttgtttttttcccccaaactgtgGGTTACATATTGTGGGATGCAGAAAGGTCCTCAACTGAGCAGTTTTGTATCACTTTGCTGGGACCCCAGAGATTTCAgtggctttttattattttaatttttcaactttAGTTCCCAGCACTAGAAGATTTGTGCAAATTTGGACACTTGGCCCTTTGCATGGGGTACAAAAAACCGGGTGTTTTGATTTCTTGCCAGATTACTTTTTGCTATTCATAACCGTgctttccttgctcctcctctctcccattAGGTGGACTTTTTCTGATTGGCTTTTCATGAAAAAGACAGTCCACTGAGGATGCTGGATTTAGGCAAGGACCATATGCCTTGTGATATTAGGGGCCTGAAAAAGGGgaccttcttctttctttattccctTGTACTCTACCCCACATTTCATGGGATATTAATAGATGGTCAAGGAAAACTGAGTTTGTGGCCATGGTAAATGGTGGCAGCCTTTGGGTTTTATCTTCCTATCAGGATTTCCAGTCCCCTCACTCTGATAACAGTTGATGTCTCTGGGGCTACAGAAGCAGGCATGCAACACAGATCTGGCCAATCATAGCATCCCAGCCTCTTGATGATGGCGAAGCCCTAGGAGGTGGGAAAATGATCCGAGAAGGGCCAGAGTTTTCCCCTGAGATTGATGTGTTTGGATACCAGGAGAGAGAATGTATGGTGTTGTTTTGCTGCTGCTAATTTATGGTTCTGGAATGCAGGCCCCAGGAAGAAGGCCCATCCATGTAGTAGGAGAAAATGAAGCTCACATACAAAGAGGggcagaaatagaaggaaaatgaaggcATTCTAACAGTGTCTGGTTCTCGAAGCTGGTTCCTGTTGCACATCTTCCAACAAATCCCCCTTCGTGCTATTGCAAATTTGAATTGAGTATGTTTCCTATAACTAAAAGTAGCCTCACTGGGTCAACAAAGAGAAGTAGAACCTGTTACCACTTCTTTAGGCTAATAGATATTGGCACCAAACAGGTCAGATATGTAGCATTTCCCAAACTTGTTTCACATGGAACCTTTTTGCACTGATTATCAACAGAGGCTGGatttccctgagcctcagccCCCACCTTTCTGCCTCAGTGGCCATGCAACTTCTGAGAAATCCACCAAACCTACAATTGGTAAGAGATAGCTGCTGCTAGGACCAGCTACAGTCTGCCGAGCCCcgggcaaaatgaaaatgcagggcccCTTGTTCCAAAACTATCAAGAACCTCAAGATAGCAGGAGCAGAACATGAAAACAAGCACAGTGCCCTTCTGGCCATCGGGGCCTGGGCAGCTTCCTTGGAGGCATGCCCATGAAGCTGGCCCCACCTGCAGCCATCGTGTGCCTAAGTCTGATCTCTAGAAAGTATTTTCTTGTCCCCGCTCAGGCTCCCAGAcctctttaaaatttccttttctcctgaatgggggaaggaggaagaagaatgtAGGCACTCACTGGCTGGAGATTTGGTTACTTTATCTAGGGGTTTTAACTTGATTCTCAGGAAATCCGCCATTTCCTTGTCTTCTTCTTGCTCCCTGTGGAGACAGGCATGTAAAGACAAGAGGGAAGTAGAGTAAGCAAGGAAAGCATCCGGGAACTGAAGAAATGGGGCCAGAGGTTAAGTGTGTGGGAccacgcatcaggctctgtggctGGTGTGGGTATGCTTCTGTGTATTATGTGCGGCTGATACGTGTATGCTGCATGTTACATGTGGATGGGGAATGTATGTTCTGTTTTATGCGTCGGTGGTGTGCCcatgttttttttgtgtgtgttatgtgtCCGTGGTGTGTACATGTTGCATCTGAAGAACTTACTCTGAACCACAGACATGTATCAACAATGGAGTAACTATCTCCCTGGGGCTCAGGTGAGATCCCAGGGCAAAGGCAAGGCCATGCTAGGACCCAGCCTCTGCAGGGGTTTCAGTGAGCTGAGTAATACCTCTCCTGACCCTGTACCCTTAAGTCACCTACACATCTGTGTTCCCATGAGGTCTGTGGTAAGTGTCAGCAATTCACCTGAACTCTTCCAAGGGTCATCAGGAACAAAGTCAGCAGGCCCAGCCTGGCTGAGCCATGCGAGGTACATTCCAGCCTTCAGAGGACCCAGGAGGACAGACAATAAAGAGCTAGATGCTTCCTAGGTTGGAAGAAGACCTGTGAGCCTCTGTCCTTGTGGGGCTTTCCAAAGGCAAGGCTCCAGGACAAAAATACTCAAGAATCAACATTCCTTTCCTCTGAGTGGGTGCCCTGTGCCTCCAGTGCCCATGGTTGTCCAGATCAAGTGGCAGGTGCATCTGCAAATAGGAGACCCTGAGAGCTAGGGAGTGGTGCTGGAGCCACCAAGGTGGGGGACAGTGAGGGggttttggggagggggaggagaagagaacaAAGCCGGGCAGTGGACAGGGCAGGCAAGGAAGCAAGTCAGCCCAAGGGGCAGGGTTTCTGTAGAAACCCACAGAAGTTTCAGGAAGTGGCCTTGATGACCAGTTTGCCTTGGGAGAAAGGTCAGTGAAGAGAATGCATAGGAGGCTCTGTCACGCATCATGTCATATAATTCCTCCCTGGTCACCTCCTCAAGTAACATTGTCTTAGGACCCACAGGCCTTTGCAAGACTTTCTGGAGCTGGATCCAGTTTCCCTGGGATGTGCAACAGGTCCTCAGACCGGAAGGCTGGGGGTTCATTTGGACCCAGTATGTGGGAGCATTTGTTGAGGCCACATCTGTCAGGCCAGGCCACGAGTCCCTGCAGCAGAAGACGGCTTTGAGAGGAGACCTAGGACTGCGTTCTAGCAGCGCTGGGTTGGGAGCCAACTCACCTTAGCCGCTCGACCTCCGCATCATCCACCAGAAAGTCTCTCTTCTGCACCAGCTTGTGGATCTTCTGGATTAGCTCATCCTCTCTCTGCTTTTGCAGcttggtcttttctttttctgggaaaaagaaaacaccagcAAAGAAACTGTCAAGTGCAAATGCTAGAAGCACATAAGTCCAGGGGCCTGGGTTGGGATCCCGGCTCTGCCATGTCACTCGCTGGGTGAACTTGATCTTCAAGTTCAACTGGACCtcttcaagcctcagtttcctttcctgtaaAGACACATGGTGGGGCTTAATGGCAGCGGTCTTAGTGAATGGCTTAGCACAGAGCTGGGCCCGCAGCAGGTACTTAGGAGGCGGTTAATGATGCAACAAGGGGGTCATGCAGAAGGCAAGGGGCTCAGAGGGCCCAGGCAGGGGTGTAGGAGGGAGTTACTCTACAGCCAGGGCCAATCAAAGTGTACAAGGGCATCATCCATCCTGATAGCTCTTGTCCTGTCCTAGATACCAAGACCTAGAAGgccaaagagagaacaagagagtcaGGGCTAGAGATGACtgagaaaaagaggcagaaacttgaacctgcttctgctccctctgcccggACCCCTTCAGAAGATGAAAAGTGTTGGGTGACTTGTCTGCAGACACCACCCACTGGCCTCTAGGGACCACCTACTTGCCCCCAGGCATCACCCACCAGCCTCTCGGCACCCGCACCTTCTACCAGGCATCCTCCAACTGCCTCCATGCACCACTCACCACTCCAAGCACCACCACTTGCTTGGTGATGTGATCCTTTTGCTTTCCAACATTATCCACCTCCTTGCCAATGAGAATTGCCAGCTTGCCAGCTTCACCCCCTGTTTGCTGGCAGCACACACCTGATTCCCAACATCTCCACATGCTTACCAACGTGACTCTCCAACTGGGCTTCTCGTCTTCTCCAACACACCTCCTTAGCCCAGGCCATCTCTTCCTGGACCATGTGTGCCCTCCTAACTGGACTCCCTGGACTGCCCTCCTAACTGGACACCCATTATAGAACCAGACAGTCCTGCTTTCACACcctaccttctcctctccctaGCTGTGCAACTCTGGGCATGTCCCTCAACCCCTCTGGGCATCCAGTCTCTCCACATAAGTGATCATGAAGTTGCTGCAAATTTTAAGAGAGACCAAGGAAAGTAGGCTCACTGCCTGGTATCTCGTAAGGGCTCATGAACCATCAGCTTCTTCCATTATAAGCGATCATTGTATATCGTCACTGTTGTTTTAATGACTAAATGCTCCCCTCTTAAATATTTACCGAATCAggtacaaaagaaataaatacttatttaatgAACGAAAAGCAAATCTCAGCCTAAGTGTGCAAATGAGAAGTGCTTCATAAATTGCAGCTGTTATATTTTTATGTCCATGAGCTTGTTGTTTCCATTTAGTCctgtttctcaacctcagcaccacTGATATTTGACACTGGATCCTTCTTTGTTGCAAAGGCCTTCCTGTATACTGCATGGTGTTTAGCCAGATGCCCAATCTCTACCCACTAGGGGCCAGCAGTACCCCACCCCAGGTGTGACAGCCAAAAACGCCTCCAGACATTGCCCAATGTCCCCTGGAGGGGAGACAAAAtcacccctggttgagaaccacaaCTTTAGTCCTTTCTGACAACCGTATGAGGGAGACACTAATTTTATGTCCAAGGGAAGATGCCATGACCTCTCCAGTTCTGAGGAGACAGTGGGGGCCGTGGAGGTGAGATGACATATCTTGGCTTGTCCCAGAGGAGTCCTCAAGGCAGAGAAGGCCCCAGGCATTCTCTCCAGCCAGACATCTGCATCCACCACTGGGGAGCTGGTGAATGATCTTCTGACCCTGGCTGGAGAGGTGTGAATTTCTTGGCCATTCAGTGATCTCTTTGCTTgatacttttattgatgtgtcgTCAGGAGCACTGTTTCTTCCCCTGCCTGCACTCAGCTGAATCCATCTAGACAcctggccctgggccagggaaTACACAGAAGGATTCGACAAGGAGTTGGAGGagaaggtagggagaggggggtaggaaagcagaagaagaaagaaaattttaatatgtgAATTTCTACACAAAGGTCCCTCGGAAAACTTGATTTCCTGGGGGAATCAATGGAACCGGCATTGAGGACCTAAGCTCTATTGCTAACTGGTCCCATGACCTTATCAACCCATGATTCTTAGCCAGATAGTCAATGACATTTCAGGCGGAAGGCACTCTTCACGTGGGACTCCTTCTGCGCTGCAGGTTTTGGCATCCCTGGACTTTGCCTGCTGAGTGTGGGTACTgatcttaatttaaatttttggtattttgtttattatggatttgtgtgtgtgtgttttagtattttaaaattttttaaaaagatttatttactttattttaaagattgacaGAGTGCATGTGGGTAGGatgaggtgcagagggagagagagaatcttaagcagactccctggtgagtgcagaacctgatgcggggctccatcctatgacctgagatcatgactagagccaaaatcacgagtcagacacttaaccaactgagccacccaggcgcccctattttggtATTCTAAATATTGCATTAATATATTCTTTGTCGTGGTTACTGGAGATTTTGGTGACCTGGCTGTCCTTGTCCTCCTCATCCTAGTCCCTGTTCTGgctcagccaggcaccccagggactGCATCAGCCAAGAACCGCTGCTCCCATCCATTTCCACCTGTATTCTAGAAGCTTCCATGGCCCTGACTGGAGCCCCTGAGGCCTGAGTTGGCCCTGGCTGGTCCAGTGGTCACACACCCATGTCTCCTTTGCCTCAGGAGCTCCCATGTGTTCTGCTGAGACAAAAGTGATCCTGGAAATCAACCCTTGCTAGGCCCATCAGAGTTCTCAGAGGCTGAAAATTAAGACACGGAGGCCCTAAAAAGTTGGTTTTTgggggttttgctttgtttttgtttgtttgtttttgctgtgaaagagagaaggcaagagGGTCAGTGCTCAGAGAAGACCGTCTGCTCTTCTTTGCTCCTACCGTTTTGGTCCTTCTGGATAACCGTAAATCTTtgtcactgtttctcaagcaagtgatgtgtgacaaggggtcttactggaactaggaggatctgtttacaGGAAGGATACGCTATGCTAATCTGTCCTCCTAAACATAGAAGAGTTGGGTTTTTGGGTGATAAGATCATGGGAAGGAGATGGAGTGGACTTGCTTGGCTCATCcaaaacagagggggagagagaaagacagacagacagagaaggagggaatATTCTAACAACTTTCTTGTTTCCAAACCCTTGTGAGATTGGGTTGAGCTTCAGGCCAGTTTGGGGTTGAATAgtatccccctccccctccaaaatgTCTTGTTTAGTGGGGTTGGAAAGAGGATTTTTGCAGATGTACTTAGTGAGATGAGATCATATTCACTAGGGGGAGCATAAATCCAATGACAGCTGTCCTGGGAGACGTGGAGAAGACGTCTAGATGTACAGGAAAGAAGCCATGGGATGAGAGAAGCAGAGATTGGAACAAGTGAGCCGCAAGCCAAGGAGCACCACAGACCGCCCGCAGCCACTGGGAGCGGGAAGAGGTAAGGAAGGATTCTCCTCGAGAGCTTCCGGAGGGAGCAGGGCCCAGATTCCGGACTTCCGGCCTCCGGAACTAAGAGAATCAATTTGGGTGGTTTCATGCTGTTTGAGGGAATTTGACAGAGCGCTCATGCAATGGCCCAGGGCTCCAGAagcctcctctgcccttccagtAATTGCCCATTTAGTGCTGCCATCAGCTGCGGTGGGTTTTTCTACCTTTGAAACTGGTTCTCGGTGGGATATAAAAACGGGACAGAAGAACCGGCCGTCCTCAGGGGTGGCTCTACACTCTTGGTGTTGCTACCGTCACGTGAGGCTCTAAGAAATGACCCATGCCAGAGCTCCGCACTCCCAGGATCGAATTTCTAGCAGGTGCTGTCTGGACCTTGTTCTTGCTCCCTTCTTTGGATGCTTTGCGTTGGGCATTTGGCTTTCTGTGGTAGGGGTGTTCTCGAGATAGAGTTCACGCTGCATTACAAGTCCCCCATCGAGTCATGCAACCGTGTCGACAAGCCATCCTAGAAGAGTTTGGTCCCTCGAGGAGATGCCCGGTACCTGAGTGCCGCCCTCCCGCACCGTGCCTGGCACCTGGCGAGTGATCGCTGGGACAGCGGCGTCCGGAGGATCTGCTGGCCCCTTACGCCCGC
The sequence above is a segment of the Mustela lutreola isolate mMusLut2 chromosome 17, mMusLut2.pri, whole genome shotgun sequence genome. Coding sequences within it:
- the BMERB1 gene encoding bMERB domain-containing protein 1, which encodes MELKQSLSTHLETEKPLRRYGAVEETAWTAEGLGRNQLDIISMAETTMMPEEIELEMAKIQRLREVLVRRESELRFMMDDIQLCNDIMDLKQELQNLVAIPEKEKTKLQKQREDELIQKIHKLVQKRDFLVDDAEVERLREQEEDKEMADFLRIKLKPLDKVTKSPASSRAEKKAEPPPSKPTVAKTGLALIKDCCGATQCNIM